The DNA region CGGCAACCCAGCCAACGGAATGCTCTTCGACCTCGGCCCCCATCTCGTCGATCAGGCGCTTGTCCTCTTCGGTTCGCCCCAGGCCATCACCGCCAGCGTCCGTAAAGATCGTGACGCCACCGATATCGAAGATGCCTTCGACATTACCTTGCACTATCCCAGGCTGCTCGCCCACTGCCGAGCCACCATGCTGGCCTGCGACAATGCTCCCCGCTTCCTCCTCCACGGAACCCACGGCAGCTTCAAGAAGTACGGCCTCGACCCGCAGGAACCGGCACTGGTAGCCGGAGCCAAGGTCCCACGCATCGGTGACCCCAAGCAATGGCTCGCAGAGCCTGAATCCGAGTGGGGAACCCTGACCGTAGCCCCTAACCCAGCCGATCCAGGAACACTGACCCGCACCCCCATTAAGACTGAGCTGGGCGACTACCGCAACTACTACGCCAACGTGCGCGACGCCATCAACGGCACGGCCCCGCTGGAGGTCAAACCCGAAGATGCGTATCGCGTTATCCGTCTGCTCGAAATGGCCCGTGAAAGCTCCACCGAAGGTTGCACCTTGCCTGTAACCTTTTAGTGGTATTAGCGCTGGTTACATCAGGGGCACGGCTTCGGCTGTGCCCCTTTTTATTGCCTATGACCAATCAGCAGGATTGCCCATAGGTAGCTGAAGCCCCATGCTTCCTGAAATAGTGGCGATCCAGCAGCGCCTGCGACACACCCTTGCACTGTGCCTCCAAAGTCAATGTGCGATAAGCCATCCGCGCCACTGCCTCCAGCACCACTGCATTATGCGCGGCATCATGCGGAGTCCTTCCCCAAACGAAGGGAGCGTGACCCGCCACTAAACAGGCTGGCACGGCCAGAGGATCGATTCCCTTGAAGCGATTGACGATCGCCAGCCCCGTTTCATGTACATACCGCCCGCCGATGGCCTCGTCGGTAAGCTCTTCCGTCACCGGAACCGGGCCGTAAAAGTAGTCAGCATGCGTTGTTCCCAGTGCGGGAATCGCCATTCCCGCCTGCGCAAAGCTCGTCGCATACTCCGAGTGCGTATGCACGACTGCGCCGATATCGGCGAATTCCCTGTAAAGCAGCGTATGCGTATCGAGATCGGAGGATGGCCGCAGCTTGCCCTCGACGATCTTGCCCTCCAGATCGGTCACCACCATATGCTCTGGCCGAAGCTCATCATAATCAACGCCGGAGGGCTTGATAACCACCAGTCCCTGCTCCCGGTCGACGCCGCTGGCGTTACCAAACGTATAAAGGACAAGCCCCCGCCGAACCAGTTCAAGATTGGCCTCAAGCACCGACTTCCGCAATTCTTCAAGCAACATAGACAGCTTCTCCCTTGGCAAATCCGCACGATCTTATAGAAGACCTTCAGAATATCTGAAACGCCTATGCAGATGCGTTCCCTTGATAGAGTAAGGAAATGAGCAACGAGCAGAAAACAAACGCCCAATCTCTCCCCCGCGGATTTCAATGGGGTGCAGTCAAAGCTGGTATCAAGGCCAGCGGAAAGCTGGATGTCGCGGTCGCCATCGCGCCCAAGACCGCAAACGCAGCGGTCATGTTCACAAAAAATCAGGTAGTTGCAGCACCCATCACCGTAGGGCGCCGCCATCTTCGGGCCACTGGCGGACGAGTAGCAGCGGTACTGGTAAATGCCGGCAACGCAAACTGTGCCACTGGCCAGGCGGGAATCGAAGGCTGCGTCCAAACCTGCGTCGCTGCAGCAGAGAC from Edaphobacter paludis includes:
- a CDS encoding oxidoreductase, with the translated sequence MSDIGVAVIGFGLAGRVFHAPFVHAVPGLKLEAIVQRHGDEAAKAYPSARILRSVEEALTDPAIQLIVVGTPNETHFPLAKQALQAGKHVVIDKPFATTSAQARELIDLAKANNLVLAPYHNRRWDGDFLTVRKLIDRKAVGRLVTFESHFDRFRPLPREATWKESGNPANGMLFDLGPHLVDQALVLFGSPQAITASVRKDRDATDIEDAFDITLHYPRLLAHCRATMLACDNAPRFLLHGTHGSFKKYGLDPQEPALVAGAKVPRIGDPKQWLAEPESEWGTLTVAPNPADPGTLTRTPIKTELGDYRNYYANVRDAINGTAPLEVKPEDAYRVIRLLEMARESSTEGCTLPVTF
- a CDS encoding L-ribulose-5-phosphate 4-epimerase, whose translation is MLLEELRKSVLEANLELVRRGLVLYTFGNASGVDREQGLVVIKPSGVDYDELRPEHMVVTDLEGKIVEGKLRPSSDLDTHTLLYREFADIGAVVHTHSEYATSFAQAGMAIPALGTTHADYFYGPVPVTEELTDEAIGGRYVHETGLAIVNRFKGIDPLAVPACLVAGHAPFVWGRTPHDAAHNAVVLEAVARMAYRTLTLEAQCKGVSQALLDRHYFRKHGASATYGQSC